From Gemmatimonadaceae bacterium, a single genomic window includes:
- a CDS encoding antibiotic biosynthesis monooxygenase, with translation MFVFISHLTVPVEDQTALERHFHERSRLVDSFPGFLYLQLLRPQAGEAAFAFLTAWDSRDAFSRYMRSEAHAMSHSREPGEIMARTQVRHEAFEVLMDSRVELV, from the coding sequence ATGTTCGTTTTCATCTCGCATCTCACGGTTCCAGTCGAGGATCAGACTGCGTTAGAGCGCCATTTTCATGAGCGCTCGCGCCTCGTCGATTCGTTCCCGGGCTTTCTCTACCTGCAGTTGCTTCGGCCCCAAGCCGGCGAGGCCGCATTCGCGTTCCTGACCGCGTGGGATTCACGCGACGCGTTCTCGCGCTACATGCGAAGCGAAGCGCATGCGATGTCTCATTCGCGCGAGCCCGGCGAGATCATGGCGCGGACGCAGGTGCGGCACGAGGCGTTCGAGGTGCTGATGGATTCGCGCGTCGAGCTGGTATGA
- a CDS encoding amidase, translating to MADITSEHTYDRRSFMTYFASVGLGGTLLPGVLWAQLQQQQVPDITPQMVADAETISGLSFTEEQRTAIAQGLRGLRGETQALHAVPLDMTVFPAIVFDPVPPGQKLAPKSKAMMQRSHAPVMARPTSLDELAYAPVSQLSELVRTRKVKPSELTEMYLARLKKYDPQLHFVINLTEDRARRQAKDLDAEISRGKYRGPLHGIPWGAKDLLAVKGYPTTWGALPYKNQAFDYDATVVKRLDDAGAILVAKLTLGALAQGDIWFGERTRNPWNPATGSSGSSAGPASAVAAGCVGFAIGSETNGSITSPARTCGVAGFRPSFGRVPRTGAMALSWTTDKLGPICRSAEDTALVFAAIQGPDGFDYSVKEYPFNWNANVKPSQLRIGYFKMRGTQNMFERRDSTGATIPNAEAQNFIKVLESLGARVEEVGDPTPGYDYLDDFILRAESGAAFQQATLKSELDVMMRSRTEFFSTWPDYFRVAQFYSAADYVNANRVRTQVCQKWWDLFQKYDVIFSPGEDTSVTNIVGTPSIVVPTGFAIPQNFGRGGGGGGGRGGRGAGRGGDTTRTAAPVPAAPAAPPAPVLPLPTSMYIMGPIFQDEKILSVAHAFQAATDFHKKTPPQFP from the coding sequence ATGGCTGACATCACGTCCGAACACACGTACGATCGGCGTTCCTTCATGACGTACTTCGCCTCGGTGGGCCTGGGCGGCACGCTGCTGCCGGGCGTGCTCTGGGCTCAGCTTCAACAGCAGCAGGTTCCCGACATCACGCCGCAGATGGTCGCCGATGCGGAAACGATCTCCGGCCTCTCGTTCACGGAAGAACAACGCACGGCGATCGCGCAGGGTTTGCGCGGCCTGCGCGGCGAAACGCAGGCGTTGCACGCGGTGCCGCTCGACATGACGGTGTTTCCCGCGATCGTCTTCGACCCTGTGCCGCCGGGCCAGAAGCTCGCGCCGAAATCGAAGGCGATGATGCAGCGCAGTCACGCGCCCGTCATGGCGCGTCCGACGAGCCTCGACGAGCTCGCGTATGCGCCGGTATCACAACTCTCTGAATTGGTGCGCACGCGCAAGGTGAAACCCTCCGAGCTCACGGAGATGTATCTCGCTCGCTTGAAGAAGTACGATCCGCAGCTGCACTTCGTCATCAATCTCACCGAAGATCGGGCGCGCCGGCAGGCGAAGGACCTGGACGCCGAGATCTCGCGCGGGAAATATCGCGGACCGCTGCACGGCATTCCCTGGGGCGCGAAAGACCTGCTCGCCGTCAAAGGCTATCCCACGACGTGGGGCGCGCTGCCGTACAAGAATCAGGCGTTCGACTACGACGCGACCGTCGTCAAGCGCCTCGACGACGCCGGCGCGATTCTCGTCGCCAAGCTCACACTCGGCGCGCTCGCACAGGGCGACATCTGGTTCGGCGAGCGCACGCGCAACCCGTGGAATCCAGCCACGGGATCGAGCGGTTCCTCGGCAGGTCCCGCGTCGGCCGTCGCGGCCGGCTGCGTCGGTTTCGCGATCGGCTCCGAGACCAACGGCTCCATCACGTCGCCGGCGCGAACGTGCGGCGTCGCCGGCTTCCGTCCGAGCTTCGGCCGCGTGCCTCGCACGGGAGCGATGGCGTTGTCGTGGACGACCGACAAGCTCGGCCCGATTTGCCGCAGCGCGGAGGACACGGCGCTCGTGTTCGCCGCCATTCAAGGTCCCGACGGATTCGACTATTCAGTGAAGGAGTATCCGTTCAACTGGAATGCGAACGTGAAGCCGTCGCAGCTAAGAATCGGCTACTTCAAGATGCGCGGCACCCAGAACATGTTCGAGCGCCGCGACTCGACGGGCGCCACGATCCCCAACGCCGAAGCCCAGAACTTCATTAAAGTTCTCGAATCACTCGGCGCCAGGGTCGAGGAAGTCGGCGATCCGACACCGGGCTACGACTATCTCGACGACTTCATTCTGCGCGCGGAATCGGGTGCCGCGTTCCAACAGGCGACGCTCAAGAGCGAGCTGGATGTGATGATGCGCAGCCGCACGGAGTTCTTCAGTACCTGGCCGGACTATTTCCGCGTCGCCCAGTTCTACAGCGCGGCCGATTACGTGAACGCGAACCGCGTGCGCACGCAAGTGTGCCAGAAGTGGTGGGACTTGTTCCAGAAGTATGATGTGATCTTTTCGCCGGGAGAGGACACGTCGGTCACCAACATTGTGGGCACGCCGTCGATCGTCGTGCCGACGGGATTCGCGATTCCGCAGAACTTCGGTCGCGGCGGCGGGGGCGGTGGCGGCCGCGGTGGTCGCGGCGCCGGCCGTGGCGGCGACACCACGCGGACGGCGGCGCCAGTCCCGGCGGCGCCCGCAGCACCGCCGGCTCCGGTGCTGCCGCTGCCGACTTCCATGTACATCATGGGCCCGATCTTCCAGGACGAGAAGATTCTGTCGGTCGCGCACGCTTTCCAGGCGGCCACGGACTTCCACAAGAAGACGCCGCCGCAGTTTCCGTGA
- a CDS encoding histidine kinase, protein MIDSTPDSDFLNASFSPNPRPRTPVSPRTVPAPEALAQTGEYSIFGLTRAADQAVVRERQVGFTLLLFGVATIVAVLYSIERYVYSRLVGEPVSLLRLVPGELVFTYAWALLAPLVMALARRYPVWGHQRARNWLVQVAGLVGFVVVHIGLFALASTTLDPTSGIQSFPLVFMRLLVAWTVLDSVVFCMLVAVHHAVIYYRVSKDRALRASQLEARLAQAQLQMLRMQLQPHFLFNTLHSISALMHKDVRRADSMVAALSDLLRMSLQNIGAQEVPLQSELEFLQRYLEIMQLRFGDRLKVSIDVDPETRDARVPNLFLQPLVENSFRHGFGDLGQGSIAITVRREGDMLRCDVVDNGRGLREGHKEGVGLASTRQRLAHLYGERQMFALRGAPGEGVHVTMAIPFHPFERTAAD, encoded by the coding sequence ATGATAGACTCTACGCCGGATTCGGATTTTCTGAACGCCTCGTTCTCGCCCAACCCGCGCCCGCGCACCCCGGTGTCACCGCGCACGGTCCCCGCGCCTGAGGCCCTGGCGCAAACCGGCGAATACAGCATTTTCGGGCTCACGCGCGCCGCCGATCAAGCGGTCGTGCGCGAACGCCAGGTCGGCTTCACGCTGCTGCTGTTCGGCGTCGCGACGATCGTCGCGGTGCTGTACTCGATCGAGCGCTACGTCTACAGCCGGCTCGTCGGCGAGCCCGTGTCGCTGCTCCGCCTCGTTCCAGGCGAGCTGGTGTTCACGTACGCGTGGGCCTTGCTCGCGCCGCTCGTCATGGCGCTGGCGCGCCGCTATCCCGTGTGGGGGCATCAGCGGGCGCGCAATTGGCTCGTGCAGGTCGCCGGCCTCGTCGGCTTCGTCGTCGTGCACATCGGGTTGTTCGCGCTCGCGTCGACGACGCTCGATCCCACCAGCGGCATCCAGTCGTTTCCGCTCGTGTTCATGCGCCTGCTCGTCGCGTGGACCGTGCTCGACTCCGTCGTGTTTTGCATGCTCGTCGCCGTGCATCACGCGGTGATCTACTATCGCGTCTCCAAGGATCGCGCGTTGCGCGCGTCGCAGCTCGAGGCGCGCCTGGCGCAGGCGCAGCTGCAGATGCTCCGCATGCAACTGCAACCACACTTCCTCTTCAACACGCTCCACTCGATCTCCGCGCTCATGCACAAGGACGTGCGACGCGCCGACTCCATGGTCGCCGCGTTGAGCGATCTCCTGCGCATGTCCCTCCAGAACATCGGCGCGCAGGAAGTTCCGCTGCAATCCGAGTTGGAGTTTCTGCAACGCTATCTCGAGATCATGCAATTACGGTTCGGCGACCGCCTCAAGGTGTCGATCGACGTCGATCCCGAGACGCGCGATGCGCGCGTGCCGAACCTGTTTCTGCAGCCGCTCGTCGAGAACTCCTTCCGCCACGGCTTCGGCGATCTGGGCCAGGGCTCGATCGCGATCACCGTTCGGCGCGAAGGCGACATGCTGCGCTGCGACGTCGTGGACAATGGACGTGGACTTCGCGAAGGCCACAAGGAAGGCGTGGGCCTGGCAAGCACGCGGCAGCGTCTGGCACACCTCTATGGCGAACGCCAGATGTTCGCGCTTCGTGGCGCTCCGGGCGAAGGCGTCCATGTCACGATGGCAATCCCTTTTCACCCCTTCGAACGCACGGCGGCCGACTGA
- a CDS encoding LytTR family DNA-binding domain-containing protein, translating into MTESTKIRTLIVDDEELARDRMQSLLEEQPDVEIVGVCGDGIAALEMIERTQPDLVFLDVQMPGMDGFEVVENLDPARMPAVVFVTAHDGHAIRAFEIHALDFLLKPFDQSRFEKALERARTKVASSQTTAVIDSHLVSLLEELREERKYSERLIVKSSGRVFFVRTEEIDWVEASGNYVKIHTKNDAHLLRESMKNMEARLDPKVFVRIHRSAIVNIDRIKELEPWFHGEYIVIMRDGTRLTASRVFSDRLSALIA; encoded by the coding sequence ATGACCGAATCGACCAAGATCCGCACGCTCATCGTAGATGACGAAGAGCTCGCACGCGACCGCATGCAGTCGCTGCTCGAAGAACAGCCGGACGTCGAGATCGTCGGCGTGTGCGGCGACGGAATCGCCGCGCTCGAGATGATCGAGCGTACGCAGCCCGATCTCGTGTTCCTGGACGTGCAGATGCCCGGCATGGACGGCTTCGAGGTCGTCGAAAACCTCGATCCGGCCCGCATGCCCGCCGTGGTGTTCGTCACCGCGCACGACGGACACGCCATCCGCGCGTTCGAGATCCACGCGCTCGACTTCCTGCTCAAACCGTTCGATCAATCGCGCTTCGAAAAGGCGCTCGAGCGCGCGCGCACGAAGGTCGCATCGTCTCAAACCACCGCGGTGATCGACTCGCACCTCGTCTCGCTGCTCGAGGAATTGCGCGAGGAGCGGAAGTACTCCGAGCGCCTGATCGTCAAGTCGAGCGGCCGCGTCTTCTTCGTGCGCACCGAAGAGATCGATTGGGTCGAAGCGAGCGGCAATTACGTCAAGATTCACACGAAGAACGACGCGCACCTGCTGCGCGAAAGCATGAAGAACATGGAGGCGCGCTTGGATCCCAAGGTCTTCGTGCGCATTCACCGCTCGGCGATCGTGAACATCGATCGAATCAAGGAGCTCGAGCCGTGGTTCCACGGCGAGTACATCGTGATCATGCGCGACGGTACGCGCCTGACGGCAAGCCGCGTGTTCAGCGATCGGTTGAGCGCATTGATCGCGTAA
- a CDS encoding TIGR01777 family oxidoreductase, translating to MGISAEPGTERRARVVAISGSSGLVGSALTRSLEASGHSVRHLGRGAAAATGLDGADVVVNLAGENIAQRWSASAKRRIRESRVVTTTSIAEAMASMPHGPRVLVSGSAIGIYGSRGDELLDEASTLGDDFLASVCRDWEAATEPALGAGARVVHLRTGIVLSPHGGALAKMLPAFRLGAGGRMGSGRQWMSWISLPDMVRAIEFVIEHADANGAVNIVAPGPVTNAEFTTVLARVLHRPAVVPVPKFALSLMFGEMADGTVLASQRVTPTRLERLGMEFEHPVLESALRAVLD from the coding sequence ATGGGCATATCGGCGGAGCCGGGTACGGAGCGGCGCGCGCGCGTCGTGGCGATCTCCGGATCGAGCGGGCTCGTAGGCTCGGCGCTCACTCGGTCGCTCGAGGCAAGCGGTCATTCAGTGCGGCACCTCGGCCGCGGCGCCGCGGCGGCGACGGGACTCGACGGCGCGGACGTCGTGGTGAATCTCGCGGGCGAGAACATCGCGCAGCGCTGGAGCGCCAGTGCGAAGCGGCGCATTCGTGAGAGCCGCGTGGTGACGACAACGAGCATCGCGGAGGCGATGGCGAGCATGCCCCACGGGCCGCGCGTCCTGGTCAGCGGATCGGCGATCGGGATCTACGGCTCTCGCGGTGACGAGCTGTTGGATGAGGCGAGCACGCTCGGCGACGATTTTCTGGCGTCGGTGTGCCGCGACTGGGAAGCGGCGACGGAGCCGGCGCTCGGCGCCGGCGCGCGCGTAGTTCATTTGAGAACTGGCATTGTGCTGTCGCCCCACGGCGGCGCCTTGGCCAAGATGCTGCCGGCTTTTCGGCTAGGCGCGGGTGGCCGAATGGGAAGTGGCAGGCAGTGGATGAGTTGGATCTCGCTGCCCGACATGGTGCGCGCGATCGAGTTCGTGATCGAGCACGCGGATGCGAACGGGGCGGTGAACATCGTCGCGCCCGGTCCCGTCACCAATGCGGAATTCACGACGGTGCTGGCGCGCGTGCTCCATCGGCCGGCAGTCGTGCCGGTGCCGAAATTTGCGCTCTCGTTGATGTTCGGCGAGATGGCCGATGGGACGGTGCTGGCGAGCCAGCGTGTGACGCCGACGCGGCTCGAGCGCTTGGGCATGGAGTTCGAGCACCCCGTGCTGGAATCGGCGCTCCGAGCCGTTCTTGACTAG